TGGGTTGTTTATGTAATTGGTCTTGCAACATGGTTTATTGAAAGGAATAGTGCTCCTGTGGAGCTCCTCGATCTTTTTCAAGGCTTTCCTTAACTGAACTTGTGCTTTGGTGCTTTAGGTGTTCGGGACAGATAAACTCCACTGGTTCATTCCAGCTTATTCAGAAGAAGACATGAGGCGGATACCGGCGCTTCAGGGTCTCGAATATCCATCGAGGCCCGGTTTCGACAGCGAAGAGTTCTAAAGAGAATTCACCAGGCGCTCTTAGAGAGGTTGACTGATTGACCCGATAGACACGGAGGCATTTTCACTAACTGTTTGTACCAAACAAGGATGCACCTTACTCGGGGCTTCCTTTATGCTGCTATCGTGGCTCTCCTCCTCGTAGAAATagctatgagagagagaggcaacGAGGTGACCGCCGATCTCCGGGTTTCGTTTCCATGGTCTTGGCTGTGATGTAATATATGCTTTGTTTAAGTTACGCAAGTGTAATGTCGGATGTCGGGAAACTTTTCCCTCTATCGATTTAACACATTCATCTTTGAAGTTGGATGTACTTGTATGTTAATGTGGATAAGAGTTTACATGTCCAAAACTTTTTAGAAATCACTTTTTCCCTTCTACTCTTCTACTTTCAACTTGGGATTAGTGCAGCAGAAGTtgtaaaatatataataaaattacaattgagtcttaaaatttgtgaaaaatgcaattaagttttaaaaattgagtccttttgttaatttcatCCAGCTTGATtaaaggaaagtgatgatggttttttttttaatattttctctttcctaaaTGGTCATGACGTGGCTAAAAACATGAAACATATAGTTAAAAGAACATCATTTTGGTTCACCAAATTTGATTTGTAAtgaaattttatattaaaaaaagggggggaaattAGGTTAGGCTACCACCGTCGCACCACCATAACCACGAAGGGCTGGTAAGGGTGGGCAAGGGCCAGCGACCCTCACTTGCGGCCAAGGAGGGTTACCGGCCCTTCCTACAATGGTGGGGGCgatggttttcatttttttttaatttagctttacttttaattttctaaaataaaatttgtgttgaattttagcattatgtttcatgttttagctTTATCATTGCCatgtgagaaagaaaaaatagttaaaaaaaaaaaaaaatccatgtttgAATTTTACATTAGTCAAGTTGGAatgaaggactcgattgcacgaccttgacaaattttaaaatttaattacacgTTTTATAAATTTCAATACTCAATTGCACTCTCGTGACAAGTCTTAGAATTTTTGGCATACTTATCTCGTTCGAGCTTCTTGTGCTTCCTTTCTTCCCATTATAATGGCTAGAAACTAGCCATTTCAGAGGCGCATAGATTAAAAGCTTTTCGAGATGAGCAATGTATGTAAACAATCACTTCGCTTCTCGCCTAGCGGCATTGCGGATACCGAAATTTCCCAACTGAAatatgaacttcatttttttttcaaatagcaAGTTATTCTTTTTGATTTACAAGTTTAAGTTCCGTTACTCTCTTGATCCATCCGTGCAGCTTCCTAAAACGCTTGGATGCCATGACATTTGAAGTCTTTGCATTCTAGAATTTTGGCGCCAAGTTTTCTGCTGTCCGAATTGGATTGATCTCCACAAACCGAAAGACCAAGGGCATCGAAATTCGGGAACCTTTGATGTCAAACGATACAAGATTTCGTCACAATACACAAATCTtctaattttaaatgtttttttggTAGAAAGGGTGAAGATAAAAatacaaatcaaacaaattgattgaattaatggaaaaaatgagattttcaccGTCTAtgaaaaaatttttatttatttgtactGAATTATTAATATATtgaattaaaaatatgattatttcttggtagcaaaaaataatttgtaaaaaaaaaaaagaagaagaagaaaagaaaaaccagaaGGTTCTCTAGCTTTCATGAGAGAAcgttcatcttcttccatgTCAAGCGTCGCCCACCAACTCCACACAATCCATGTATAAAAGCCCCCCTCGAATTCCTCCACCATCAGACCATTcgagcactctctctctctctctctctctctctagaaacgCAAATTCCAGACGAAGCTCGAAGGCAGGTGACGATCGATCCTCAGCTCTTCACCTGCTCTCTCGATCGCCTGAATGGTTTCCATTTCCGTTTTGTTGCGGTGGCGATTGATGAACGAATCGGACGCCTCGTTTTGAACggcgctcgctcgctcgctttgTGCTCTTGAGTTCGTCAGCTTTGTAGTAGTATCGTCTATGTGTTTCCAGTTTCCTTTGGTGAAAAGAATTTCGAGATGTCCGTCAACTTTTTCGCGTGCTGATGCCTGCCAGAACGAACGAGAAATGTTTAGGAATTTCATTAGCTATGTGAAGTTTCGCGTGTGGGGGTGACCGGTGGTTTTGTTTGGACTGTGTGGGCAGTCGTGCGTTGGTGTTCTTTATTCGTTTCTCTTGCGTGAATGGCGTGGAACTGTGCGGAGTATGTCTGTTTGATCGATATTCGGATGCTGAGCGGACGAACATGTCCCGTGGATAGATTAAAAGAGAAATTGGGTTGGTACGCTCTGTATTTCGTGTGGTAGTAGGGTGTTCTGCAAGGAGTATTTGGCTGACTTTGTATCGATGGATCGTCCTTTTCGCTAAGGGTTAATGGAGTTTTGCTTGTCTCCTCAATATGTGGGGATTGGGGGGGGGTTCTTTCCACCCAAACTTTTTGCTAAAATTTTCGGTTGTATTCAAGTCCTAGGGTTGACGTATATTCATGGTTAATTCGTGCTGTTGTTGTTCGCCGCCTTTAATCTGGAGAAGCATTTGCGCGTCAAATTGTCTAGAGCCAAGTGTCTGACATTTATGTACCATTTTGTTctattttggcccaaaaaaaagtcctagtGGGGATTCAGATTTTCGCTTGACTGTATTCTTGTCTGGATTGTTGCAAGAAATGAATGCTGGAGTCTGCCCAATGTCGTGAGTTGTGTGTTGTCAAAAATTATGTCTATTAGAAATTGCCCAAGTGTGAGAATTCAGGTTAAAAGAAGATTCATGCATTTCTATCAGATGAAttgtcttcctctctctcttactcCCGCTAGTCTTCTGCTGTTCTTCTGTTTTCCACTTACATCCTGTTAGTTGTTCTTGGTGATAaagcattttattttttggtcgactCATAACATGATTTTGACTCGAGATATTGTTTTTCAAATTGTGTTCCTTGGACAAAACAATTGCACAAATAGTACTTCTTGTTGAACTTACATTCAAGAGCTTCATTgttcttgtttctactcttCTATTAGCTCCATCCTTCTAGGTCTACTTTGAAGACATGTggttttttatttgtttgtttgttctaggggattccgcatccttgataATGCAGAGGGAAAGACAGGGAAGGGAAGACTTCTTCAACCTGGGAGACCCTTTTAGCAGTTTCCGGGGGTTTGGCGGTTTTCCTAGCCTTTTTGGCAGAAGAGATCCATTTGACGATCCATTTTTCACACGTCCTTTTGGTAGCATGTTCAGTACTGGGGTGTTTGGCCCTGGCTATGCAATTGATGATACTCCATCTTCAAATACTTCTAAGGGTCTTGTCATTGAAGAACTGGACTCTGATGATGAAGGAGGTgttggaaagaaagaagatacaAATCACGAGACAAATGGAAATGATATGTATCAAAGGCATAATGCATCAATTAGAGCACCGTCTGTTGAGCACCCAGATGATGATGCTCATGGTACAGGAATAATTTCTCTGCTCTATATGCACGGCTCTGTTCTGGGTTTTGGGAGACATGTTTGTTTGAGTTAATCACTATTTCCCGATAATATGGTTTGGTTTGCAGAGAACAGGAGCAATGTCATTTACAGTGGTGACCATAGCAGGGTGGGAGAGAAGCATAATCAGGGTCGAAGTTTCAGTGTACAGAGTTGCAAAGTCACCTATGGTGGTGTGGATGGCGCATACTACACTTCTACGAGAACTCACAGAACTGACAATGATGGGGTAATGAATGAATGCATTGTACCTGTGCTCTCCTAGTCTTACAGTTCTAACTTTGCATCATTCTTCCATGCATCAGGTTGTGCTTGAGGAAGGCAAAGAAGCAGATGCAACAACTGGTCAAGCAACACATAGGATATCCCGTGGTATTCTTGATAAGGTCTGCGCTCTGTCATCTTGCCACTACTTTGTTGAGAAAATTATGAAAgccatttttttgttctttgcaATTTCAGTGTCTTTATGCTTGCTTAATTGATCATTTGCTGCTTATCGTCAACTATTCTCTGGTTTGAAGAACTAAAGAGGAACAGATTCACAATAGCTAGAAACTAGTTAGAGTGCTCTATAAAAGATAAGGATTATTCTTACTTGTTTCTCCTGTACGGCCTTATATTCTTGCCTGGGTACTCGTTCTTCCTTTGGTAACAGAAGCTGCAGAGGTAGACAGAGGCAGCATCAGATGGCAAAACATTATTACCACCTGTGATGATAGTAGTGCCAACCCCACTTAGGGGGAGAAGGCATAGGTGGAGTTGCGGCGGTGGTAATAGCAGTCTATGATGAGAAGTGTTTGATGTTATAGTTTTTGACATGATTTTCCATTCTCTGTTATAATTCCCGAGCTGTTAAGAGTGGAGTAAGAAAGTTGTTCTGTAGGAGGCTAACAttgaattttctctctctcattcttagCAGTTTTGATTATACTACAGGGTCATTCGCTCACAAGGAAGCTTCGCTCAGATGGCAAGGTGGATACAGTGCAAACCTTGCACAACCTGAATGAAGGTAAGTGTGATTATCCTTTGGTACTTCGCCCTGATGAATACTTTCACTTGAATATTGTGATGTGATGGCTGTGAGCACAACTAATAGAAGGAATGTCTCAGATGAACTTACTGGTTTTGAAAAAGCATGGAAAAGTAGTGGTAGAGGGTCTTCACCTGGATGGAGCCATGATTATGATCTGCAGCAGAAAGCAGGTAAGCTTTAGTTGTCAGGAAACAATGGATTATCTTGAGAATCTCTAGATGGGCATTTTATGCAGGCTTTAGTTCAATTCCACAAAGTGTTGTAGTTTATGCTCTCTTTATCCTATGTCCATGAAGGTGTGTGTTTGCTCCCTGATGACAGGTCAGTAAGCACGTTTAATTGATCTAGTGACTATGAAGTAAAGATTTTTCTGGCAACTTTGTGGTGACAGTACAGATTAAGAACTTTGTTCCGCAATTTCCAGCATCCAGGGATATCTTTTCTTGGAGTCACTTTTAGGGGTTGCATTCAGTGATATTTTCTTCGGAATGGCTTAACGTATAATCTCGAATTGACTGGAGGTGTCACATGTCCCCTCTCAGTTGGGTTTCTGAAATGGCTCCTCGACTAGAGTACATTGATGACTGACCCAAGAAGTTCTCCTTACCCCATATGATGCCCCTCAGATTATCGTTAAGTAGATAATGGACAGAGCAGCTGTTACCCGAAGCACAGGATATTAGTTGATTTCTAGATTTACATTCTCAAAACAGGGGAACTTGTACATAAGTTATTTGGGTAGCATTATAGAAGTTGACCAACTCTTTACCATTTCTTCCCGTGTCTGCACACAGTCATCGTCTATTATTATTGGATTTGTCATCATAGGCAATCCTTGGGGCAACTTCTTTATGGCTGCTGGGTTTCTACATTTGGGAGATGATGATATGTTTTGACACCCAGGCTTACTTGTATCCTTCGATGCAAGATGGTGATGTCAATCGACCTTTTATCTGATCCCCTTTAGTTAAATGGACCTTCTCAGTCAGGAATTTAATTTCGAATAATTCGATGGGGTCACAGTGTCACGGTGACCGTACCGTATAAGGAGCCATAGGCATGGGTGTTTGTAATGTTCTTTCTATATTCACAGACTCATTCCGTTTTAATGCATGTGGGTTTCTGATGTAGGTCGTGGCAGTGATGCACAGAAAGGCAGCTCGAGCTCTGGAGGGTGGGCACTGCCATCTGTAGACCAGATAATGAGGCCCGTTGGAATGGGGGCCCATTATGCAGCAAGATCTGTGCCTTCTAATGAGAGGACTAAAAAGGTGGTTAGGATCAATATAGACTAGATTACGAGATCAATTTTTGTTTACTGTGAGATTTGTTGTGTCTGATCAATTGTATGTCGAAGTttcaaaaacaaatttaaaatccTTGCGTGTGTTTGATCTCCTAAAGTAGGCAGGGGAGATTTGCTTCTCCACTGCCAGGCACTTTTCTGGTTTTGGAggaaaatagtgcaattttccCTTGGCAGGTGTTTGTGTAATTTTTGGGGATCATGAAGGTGAGGAAATACTAAGTAGTGGTCCTGAATCTGGGGACGGCCTTTGAAGAGTCCAATGGAAACTTGGAAACCTACTTGTTTACCAGGTAGCCGGATGTTTAATCTGTTCAAAAATCTTGATCACTGGCTCCGTGTGCGGCCTACTGTCAGGCAAGCGTTTTGGCAAGAGTTGGTACTTCAGAGATCagcaagaaaaattctaaccGTCGCTTGGGCTTGAAGGACGGTGCTCTCCAGTCGAGAGCCTCGTAGGAAACATGTCGTCATGAACTTAGGTAGGTAGTTACTGTCATGATTGAAcgagtttccttttgtttctctcttttaGCTCGTTTGGTATCTTCGGTTGATGGTCTATTTGCCGATTTTGGCTCCTTTTACCTTCTGCTAGACCTGCTCTTCGTTTTCGAAGTGGTCGACATGGATATCTCACAATGACTATAGTCAACTTGTTTTAACACAGTCATGTCCGCAATCAAATATGCAACACTTTTCTCCAGAAGAGTAGAAAGGAGTTCTGCTCTGAATCTTTAGCAAGAAAGTAATCACCTGGAGCGAGTTCGAAAACATATAGAAAACAAAGAACTAAGAAGGTATTGAGATTGAACTTACACGTGAACTTTAGAAACGAGGTTTAAGATCAACATGCATGAATGTGGATAACCCAAACAGTCTTTGTGGATAATTATTCGTCCGGCTTTCTACATAGAATCTTGCTTTCATGAATCGTACAGTTGAACAGAACAATCTTTAACTAAAAGCTTTAAcattttgcttaatttgaaGAGATCTTGACCATTTAATTCTAACGTGAACTTTTTCCTCCTTAGACCGATGTTTTGAATGGAGTATTGTTAGTTCTCTTGATTTTGGAACTCTTACTCTTGAACCTGCGGCTCATATCTAGGGTGTGTTCAGACCATTCTTATGGGTCGACATAGCTACTCTCCTTACTGCATTAATTTCAAGAATTCATTCGAGTTCATCAATTAACGGAGCCAGCTTCATCTTGTCTAGATGTAGATAGCTAAGGCTTACAATATCTAAAAACATCAATGTCGCAATTTCCATCATATACAAAAATAGATCCATCATGTCAAAAAGGAATAAGAGCTCCATCTTTCAATTTGCATGTCTATTGCAGAAATAAGAGGCGGTCAATGTAGTGGCTGGCTTCCATTCAAGAATCAGGATCAAGACCAGGGCCATTTTGCGTCCCTCCAAACAAAACACCGGTCAATGTGACTTTTGCCAGATGAAGAATCCGAAACAGTTCGGTTAGGTGCTGAATCTTTCATTCCATCCAGATGAAATGCTTCACAACATCGAAGACCTCGATCGCGTTCTGCTGCTTCCTCTCTGTACCTGGGGTTTGTATTGCGGGGGTGCTGGATGAACGACACATTTTTCCACCAGAGCTTAAAAGcctgaaaaaggagagagagacactgAATAGCAAATCGTGTGGCATAGCTCACAATCTTGGGGACATCAGGGATCAACTTACTGATGTCATCTAAAAACATGAGAGAAAACTACCCGAAGATCACATCATTAAATTCAGGTGACTTTGCAATTTCTGCTGTTCATCTACATTAGTCAGTTTTGACCTTCATTGACCACCTCGGCAGACTCAGCATCTCAAAGCGGTAACAAGACTCAGAGTCAATTGTATCCTCCACATATGTGCGGAACTAATTCCAACTGGCTAAACGTGAACCCTGTGACGGGCAAATTAGAATAGGTAAAGAGATGAAAGTGGAAGAGCCCAAATCCCAGTCAAGCAGCTCTATCCATCTTAATCAGTGGTGATGATCCAATTTTGTTTTCAAGGAAAAAGTTCCAAGGCATCCACCTTGTTTATTGTAGGAGGGAATAATCAGTTCAGTACCCCATTTAGGATATACTGGTTCGAAATTTCCAAGAGCAATCTTAAACAGTCGCAATCGTGTCCATGCTCCACTAGTCTTGTGGAACTAAGCTGGAGATTACCCTACTCAAGCCACCAACAACAAATGAACCATGAATGTTTAGTCTATTCATAGACTGAACCAGAGGTGGGTGGAACTATTGCATGTGGGATTTAAAACCATGATCGTGAGTTAAAACAGAACAACATAGAACTCAATCTAGTAAAATGAATTATCTAGGGGTCAAATCCTTTCAGTTTTGGCACAATGGTAAGTTGGTcagaaaaaggtcaaagaagCAAGCCTATGAGACTAAAGATAGAGCAAACAATGAGAATTTCATCTTTTATAACGTAGCTAAGAAATGCACTAGAAGCTGTTGTATGTAACTAATCTTTGTGAAACTCAATCAGAGTTCTGAAAGCCCATTTGGAAGCATTCCCAACCATCACAAACTCCTAGAGGAATGACCTTTCTCACGAAGTTGACCCCTGACTACTTTGTTGGGGTACTAAATCTATATGACATAGggaaaatattaggtgctctTGGAGTGCCACCACAACTCTGAGCCACTCCATTAATTGACTGACACGTGTCATGTGGGCCCATGTTTCAGATTTTCCAGAATCTCCTTTTTtcactcttcttttcttttccctaaacACCCCTCAACTTTGTCTAAGCATTCCTCAACAAAACCTCCCGCTGAGTCCGGCTTCATCAGCCAGAGGAGGGGCTGCGTCAGCGGAGTGGGGGCGGGGCAAGCGACAAAAACGACGACTAGTCCGGTGGTTTTGCGCCTGTCTGAGGCCGACAGCGAGGGAGCCGCAGGCTGAGCTGCTGAGATCGCAGGCGGCGAGGACGTGGCAGTGgcgaggaggaggtggaggcggGGGGTCAAGGTCTGGTTGAGGGCATGCTTCAGCGTTCGAGATTGCCGCCCCTTGTTTTCTTTatactgagaaaaaaaaaaagagggcagCGAGAGAAACAGGAGGAGCTCAGTTTTGGGCGATTGAccagagaaaggaaaaggcagaAGTCTGTTTTGTGGGTGGGAGGGTGAAATcgagagaaaaacaaagaatggGGAGAGAGTTCAAGAAGGGGAGCTCGGAAGCAGAGAGCTTGGTAGAGGGGGAGCtggttcaaaaagaaaatattttggggactTTGGGAAGTTTGCGCAAGCCTCTCACctatcaccaccaccaccggacTTGTCGTCGTTTGCCGTCGCTTGCCCCGCCTCACTCCGCAGACACAGCCGGACAGTCCGCCGACGCAGCCCCACCTCCATCCGGCTGAAGAAGCCTCGACTCGGCAGGAGATTTTATTGAGGATGTGTAGGGGAAGGTGAGGGGTGTTTAGGGAAGAGGAAAAGTGAGAGGAACAGGAGATTCTGAAACGTGGGCTCCACATGACAAGTATGGATCAATTAATGGAGTGGCTCAGAGTTGTGTTGGCACTACAagagcacctaatattttctcatatGACATATGGTCTCCCCTGACCAAAAGCATTATCATACCTAATTTTGTCGGGCATCTCTCACCTTAGTAACTTCACATGTAAGATATTTGATCTTCCATAGGTTTACCCACAACAAAGCTGACAACTGGAAAACAAAGGCCTAATTCAATCCTGGCATGACTTCAggaatcaaaaattaaaaaagaaataccCAAAATAATGGAAAATAAAGGGTTTTTACTGTCTAAGCTGATTAACAAAGCTACAGAAGACTGTAAAGATAGTCTCACTCACATGCCAGTATATCCATATTGCCACCTTATGAGGCATCAACCAGAAGAACGTTGCGTGATTCGACAGGGTTGATGAGGAAACTCTTTTGGCTTTCAGGGTAGCTGTGAAGTAGTTACCCAGCTTGGGATGCTGAACTGAAATGGCCACAAATAGATTGTCTTCGGGAGCATTTGCTTTTATACTCCAATTCCCAAGCATGTCCTGCAATTACTTTCAGCAGAATAAACTGTAATGAGTTATTCTTCCTAAAAGATTCGAAAGATAATAGAGAGACTCAATAAGAAACTACATgctatttttcaatgaaaaggtTTGTCTACTGTGCAGATTTCTGATACCTCTCGATAAGCTCCGGCTATGCTATGATAGAGAAACGAACTATTGCAACAACAATGAGGAGCAAAGTATTGCAGACACTTTGTTCAGGATTTAAATTGTATTGACTATTTTCAAGATTAAGTAAATGAGAACATTCATATGATGGGAGAGCAATCTGATTCATTATCAGAAGTTGGAAATCCTTAGGTAAATTTTGGCATGGGGGGGTCTTCCATAatgttttaaaataataatagctAACAAAGGGTGAGGTTATATATGGCAAGTCAGAAATTCAACAGGCCTCAAGCTGGAGTGCAAAACATCCATAAGTAGAGGTGCTCAAAACTTGTCTCATCTGCCATATTTTACTTGACATGGTAGTAGGGATGCACAGGATAGGCTTTGAAGACCACAATTTTATGAGAAGGGACATCATTTTTCACTCCCCAAGGGGCGTTGGATCTTCTCTCTTAGGCCATCCATCACTTGGACTATGTATTCTAATGTAATCAATTTCAAGTTCTACGCCATGCGCATACCACTTGAACTCTGACACTGTTCTCTAAGATGTTTTAGGCTTTTACTATATTGAATTGGAAATATAGGTAcaaaacaatttgatagttGATTCTGGCATGTTAAGATCCAATCATTAGTCACAGGAATAGAGGGAAAGTATCACTTGCCTCTTGTGAAAAAACAATTATTGCTGAATGAATCAAATACGCATCTACGTAATCAAGCCAACTTGTGATAGGATAACTGAGAGTGCAATATTCATGTACTAAATAATGATGTCAATGTAATCAGGCAAACGTAATAAATATCAGAATTATTGGACAGCAAAGGACAAAAAGAGCAAAGGCAAAGTAAGAACTTTTAAGTCCTGGTGGAACGGATGCTCTAATTTGTTATTTATGCAAA
This sequence is a window from Rhodamnia argentea isolate NSW1041297 chromosome 3, ASM2092103v1, whole genome shotgun sequence. Protein-coding genes within it:
- the LOC115756381 gene encoding uncharacterized protein LOC115756381; translation: MYKSPPRIPPPSDHSSTLSLSLSLSRNANSRRSSKAGDSASLIMQRERQGREDFFNLGDPFSSFRGFGGFPSLFGRRDPFDDPFFTRPFGSMFSTGVFGPGYAIDDTPSSNTSKGLVIEELDSDDEGGVGKKEDTNHETNGNDMYQRHNASIRAPSVEHPDDDAHENRSNVIYSGDHSRVGEKHNQGRSFSVQSCKVTYGGVDGAYYTSTRTHRTDNDGVVLEEGKEADATTGQATHRISRGILDKGHSLTRKLRSDGKVDTVQTLHNLNEDELTGFEKAWKSSGRGSSPGWSHDYDLQQKAGRGSDAQKGSSSSGGWALPSVDQIMRPVGMGAHYAARSVPSNERTKKVVRINID